Proteins from one Thioflavicoccus mobilis 8321 genomic window:
- a CDS encoding transposase, which yields MARPLRLEFPGALYYITSCGDGREDIYRGDGDRRMFLALLAEVCERFNWWGHAYCLMSNHYHLLMETPDANLSRGMRQLNGVYTRRFNDAHERCGHVFRGRYKAIIVQKETYLKELARYIVLNPVRARMVERPQDWP from the coding sequence GTGGCCCGCCCGCTGAGACTCGAGTTTCCCGGCGCTCTGTACTACATCACCTCGTGCGGAGATGGACGCGAGGACATCTATCGAGGTGACGGGGACCGCCGAATGTTCCTCGCTCTGCTTGCCGAGGTCTGTGAGCGCTTCAATTGGTGGGGACACGCCTACTGCCTGATGTCGAACCACTACCACTTGTTGATGGAGACGCCAGATGCGAACTTGTCCAGGGGCATGCGGCAACTCAACGGCGTCTACACGCGGCGCTTCAACGATGCCCACGAACGTTGCGGACATGTCTTCCGGGGTCGGTACAAGGCGATCATCGTCCAGAAGGAGACCTACCTGAAGGAGTTGGCGCGTTACATCGTCTTGAATCCGGTCCGGGCGCGGATGGTCGAGCGACCGCAGGATTGGCCTTAG
- a CDS encoding S41 family peptidase, with amino-acid sequence MKKLLLVVLSVWLIIVKVPFATAKQNSIAYSVLFEEIVNIVETHFYDPDQIAKDFPAIKADYRIRLKNVSSQKAFSSLVNYMLDELNASHTYYLTPDDYEYYQLCALFSKIPEISRLFDGKEVLYPSVGILTQDIGNHVHIVSVLAGSVAEKAGLLKGDEILSANGAPYLPITSLRSNVGKNVVFKIRRKEMDKPFTILMKPVLVNPKQEMLEAQKSSVRIIEQNETRVGYVHIYSYAGYEYHQELLGAINWGKLKEADALIIDLRYGLGGAAPSYLNIFNTNIPVLKMYHRDGTVTVFDSQWRKQAVYLVNKYSRSGKELLAYGARRYQQVKVIGERTAGDVLGGRLFPLSNGDTLFLAVQSALVDGVNLEGIGVPPDIEVPFDVRYCAGQDAQLEKALEYLVKQPTS; translated from the coding sequence ATGAAAAAACTTCTACTTGTCGTTCTCAGTGTGTGGCTCATTATTGTAAAAGTTCCATTTGCCACGGCAAAACAAAACTCTATCGCCTATTCAGTTTTATTTGAGGAAATCGTTAACATTGTTGAAACGCATTTTTATGATCCTGACCAAATCGCCAAAGATTTTCCTGCGATTAAAGCCGATTATCGTATTCGGTTAAAAAATGTTTCTTCTCAAAAAGCATTTTCTAGCTTGGTGAATTACATGCTTGATGAGTTGAATGCGTCTCATACCTATTATTTAACGCCGGATGATTATGAGTATTATCAGCTCTGCGCATTGTTTTCAAAAATTCCAGAGATCAGCAGACTATTTGACGGAAAAGAAGTGTTGTATCCATCGGTTGGTATTCTGACCCAAGATATTGGGAACCATGTACACATTGTCTCTGTTCTTGCCGGAAGTGTAGCCGAGAAAGCGGGACTGTTAAAGGGGGATGAAATTCTCTCCGCCAATGGCGCCCCCTACTTGCCGATCACTTCGCTACGTTCAAATGTTGGAAAAAATGTTGTTTTTAAAATCCGACGAAAAGAGATGGACAAGCCATTCACGATTTTGATGAAACCAGTGCTCGTTAATCCCAAACAGGAGATGTTGGAGGCACAAAAGTCCAGTGTTCGGATTATTGAACAGAACGAAACGCGCGTTGGCTATGTTCATATATATTCTTACGCGGGTTATGAATACCATCAGGAATTATTGGGCGCTATAAATTGGGGAAAATTGAAAGAAGCCGACGCGTTGATCATTGATTTACGATATGGCTTGGGTGGGGCAGCGCCATCTTATCTTAATATCTTTAATACGAATATCCCGGTCCTCAAGATGTATCATAGAGATGGTACGGTAACCGTTTTTGACTCGCAATGGAGAAAACAGGCCGTTTACTTGGTTAACAAGTATAGTCGAAGTGGAAAAGAGCTACTAGCGTACGGCGCTCGAAGATATCAACAAGTAAAAGTAATTGGAGAGCGAACGGCAGGTGATGTCCTCGGAGGCCGGCTTTTTCCGTTATCCAATGGTGACACCCTTTTTCTCGCGGTACAAAGCGCCCTTGTTGACGGAGTCAATCTGGAAGGAATTGGCGTTCCGCCAGACATTGAAGTTCCATTCGATGTACGTTACTGTGCCGGACAAGACGCGCAGCTTGAAAAAGCCCTTGAGTATCTTGTCAAGCAACCGACGAGTTAA
- a CDS encoding IS3 family transposase (programmed frameshift) translates to MARYSDEFKEQVVRKMMPPAAQSVAQVHRETGISEPTLYAWRNRFRAEGQVVPADPSNPESWSGENKLAVVIETAALNEQELAEYCRRKGLYPEQIQRWREAAAGGNDDTQRLSPAERRELQAERKKTRRLEKELRRKDKALAEAAALLVLQKKGPGHLGGRRGRLIMPEDRQMAIDLIADACAAGARQARACAVLGIDVRTLRRWQSQQRDERRLVDRRREAAADRVPANKLSREERERILAVCNAPAYQSLPPSQIVPRLADEGEYLASESTFYRVLREDGQQNRRGRAQAPRQVSKPQGFKAEGPNQVYSWDITYLAAAIRGAFYRLYLVEDIFSRKIVGWEVHEDEKAAHASVLIRKTCLAEGIREAGLVLHSDNGGPMKGATLLATLQRLGVVPSFSRPSVSDDNPFSESLFRTLKYTPAYPSKPFASLEAAREWVHRFVHWYNEEHRHSSIRYVTPGQRHRGEDTAILAARQRLYEAAKQARPERWSGDTRNWTPINEVWLNPPRDQASEGTAKKKVA, encoded by the exons ATGGCGCGTTACAGCGATGAGTTCAAGGAGCAGGTGGTCCGCAAGATGATGCCGCCGGCTGCCCAGTCGGTGGCCCAGGTGCACCGGGAGACGGGCATTTCGGAGCCGACCCTTTATGCTTGGCGTAATCGTTTCCGAGCAGAGGGCCAAGTGGTGCCGGCAGATCCATCGAATCCAGAGAGCTGGAGTGGTGAGAACAAGCTGGCGGTCGTGATCGAGACGGCCGCACTGAACGAGCAGGAGTTGGCCGAGTACTGCCGGCGCAAGGGCTTGTACCCGGAGCAGATCCAGCGTTGGCGGGAAGCGGCCGCGGGCGGCAATGACGACACGCAGCGATTGAGCCCGGCGGAGCGGCGCGAGCTGCAGGCCGAGCGCAAGAAGACTCGCCGGCTGGAGAAGGAACTGCGACGCAAGGACAAAGCGCTGGCAGAGGCGGCGGCCTTACTGGTACTGCAAAAAAAAG GCCCAGGCCATCTGGGGGGACGACGGGGACGACTGATCATGCCGGAAGACCGTCAGATGGCCATTGACCTGATTGCTGACGCCTGTGCGGCCGGGGCCCGCCAGGCACGTGCCTGCGCGGTCCTCGGGATCGACGTGCGCACACTGCGTCGCTGGCAAAGCCAGCAGCGTGATGAACGGCGTCTGGTCGATCGGCGACGCGAGGCAGCGGCGGATCGGGTGCCGGCCAACAAGCTCTCGCGCGAGGAGCGTGAGCGGATCCTGGCCGTGTGTAACGCGCCCGCCTACCAGAGCCTGCCGCCGTCGCAGATCGTGCCGCGGCTGGCCGATGAAGGCGAATACCTGGCCTCGGAGTCGACCTTCTACCGCGTGTTGCGCGAGGACGGTCAGCAAAACCGGCGCGGCCGGGCCCAGGCGCCCCGACAGGTATCGAAGCCACAGGGTTTCAAGGCCGAGGGACCCAACCAGGTTTACTCGTGGGACATCACCTACTTGGCCGCAGCGATCCGGGGGGCCTTCTACCGGCTCTACCTGGTGGAGGACATCTTCAGTCGCAAGATCGTCGGCTGGGAAGTGCACGAGGACGAGAAGGCCGCGCATGCCAGCGTCCTGATTCGCAAGACCTGTCTGGCCGAGGGCATCCGTGAAGCCGGCCTGGTGCTGCACTCGGACAACGGCGGCCCGATGAAGGGCGCGACCCTGTTGGCGACCTTGCAGCGGCTCGGCGTCGTGCCGTCCTTCAGTCGGCCGTCGGTCAGTGATGACAACCCGTTTTCGGAGAGTCTGTTTCGGACGCTGAAGTACACGCCGGCCTATCCCAGCAAGCCGTTTGCGAGCCTGGAAGCGGCCCGCGAATGGGTCCACCGCTTCGTGCATTGGTACAACGAGGAACATCGTCACAGCAGCATCCGCTATGTCACACCAGGGCAGCGGCACCGTGGCGAAGATACCGCCATTCTGGCGGCCAGACAGCGACTCTATGAGGCTGCCAAGCAGGCGCGACCGGAACGCTGGTCGGGTGACACGCGTAACTGGACCCCGATCAATGAGGTCTGGCTGAACCCGCCGCGGGACCAGGCATCAGAAGGCACCGCGAAAAAGAAAGTCGCGTGA
- a CDS encoding VOC family protein yields the protein MIRYAHTNLIAKDWKQLVEFYEAVFECIPIPPDRDLSGEWLDKATGLENANIRGIHLRMPGYEEGGPTLEIFEYNEMPERPKIETNTPGFSHIAFAVDDVQAFAEKVIAQGGSFVGDLTERHIEGVGDLVFQYVADPEGNIIELQSWIKNRA from the coding sequence ATGATTAGATACGCACACACAAATTTAATCGCGAAGGACTGGAAACAATTAGTCGAATTTTATGAGGCCGTATTCGAATGCATTCCAATTCCTCCCGATAGAGATCTTTCTGGGGAATGGCTTGATAAAGCAACTGGTCTAGAAAACGCAAACATACGTGGAATTCACTTACGAATGCCGGGATATGAAGAGGGAGGCCCGACACTAGAGATATTTGAATATAACGAAATGCCCGAAAGACCCAAAATAGAGACTAATACTCCTGGATTTTCTCACATCGCCTTTGCCGTTGACGATGTGCAAGCTTTCGCAGAAAAGGTTATCGCGCAAGGCGGTTCATTTGTTGGTGATCTAACGGAAAGGCATATAGAGGGTGTCGGTGATCTTGTATTCCAGTATGTGGCTGATCCCGAGGGAAATATCATTGAGTTGCAGTCTTGGATAAAAAATCGCGCCTAA